In a genomic window of Rhodospirillales bacterium:
- a CDS encoding MBL fold metallo-hydrolase, whose translation MSVGTDASSPAAAPAVGGRPDVRGFFDEATYTVSYVVSDPATLRCAVVDPVLDYDPASGRTRTGSADVIIADIRERGLAVEWILETHVHADHLTAAPHIQAAVGGRIAIGANIKTVQETFARLFNAEPAFAADGSQFERLFSDGETFSLGSLDGRAMHVPGHTPACMTYLIGDAGFVGDTLFMPDYGTARCDFPGGDARQLYRSIRRILALPDETRLFLCHDYKAPGRDMYRWETTVGEQRRHNVHVRDGIDEESFVAMRTGRDATLDMPRLILPSVQVNMRAGRWPPPESNGTRYLKIPLNVF comes from the coding sequence ATGTCCGTCGGCACCGATGCGAGTTCACCCGCTGCGGCCCCGGCTGTGGGCGGACGGCCGGACGTGCGGGGGTTTTTCGACGAGGCCACTTACACCGTCAGCTATGTGGTCAGCGACCCGGCCACCTTGCGGTGCGCGGTCGTCGACCCGGTGCTGGATTACGATCCGGCCTCGGGGCGCACCCGCACCGGTTCCGCCGATGTCATCATCGCCGACATTCGCGAGCGCGGCCTCGCGGTCGAGTGGATTCTCGAGACTCATGTCCATGCCGACCATCTCACCGCCGCTCCTCATATCCAGGCGGCGGTCGGCGGGCGCATCGCCATCGGCGCCAACATCAAGACGGTGCAGGAAACCTTCGCGAGACTGTTCAACGCGGAGCCCGCGTTTGCCGCCGACGGCAGCCAGTTCGAGCGCCTGTTTTCCGACGGCGAGACGTTCAGCCTCGGCTCCCTTGATGGGCGCGCCATGCATGTGCCCGGACACACGCCCGCCTGCATGACCTACCTGATCGGCGACGCCGGCTTCGTCGGCGATACCCTGTTCATGCCCGACTACGGCACTGCCCGCTGCGACTTTCCGGGCGGTGATGCGCGCCAGCTGTACCGCTCGATCCGCCGCATCCTCGCCTTGCCGGATGAAACGCGGCTGTTCCTATGCCACGACTACAAGGCGCCGGGGCGGGACATGTACCGGTGGGAGACCACCGTCGGCGAGCAGCGCCGCCACAACGTCCATGTGCGGGACGGCATCGACGAGGAATCGTTCGTCGCCATGCGTACCGGGCGCGACGCGACCCTCGACATGCCGCGCCTCATCCTGCCGTCGGTGCAGGTCAACATGCGGGCCGGCCGGTGGCCGCCGCCCGAGAGCAACGGCACCCGCTACCTCAAGATCCCGCTCAACGTGTTCTGA
- a CDS encoding YeeE/YedE family protein yields MARVLAALIAGILFGAGLAISQMINPAKVLAFLDVAGDWDPSLAFVMLGAVAVTATGYGLVFRRRRPLFDSGFHVPTRRDIDAKLIFGAAVFGAGWGLAGYCPGPALAGLAGGAAETIVFVAFMAGAMIMTNRVGARWGDLRRPAPSRP; encoded by the coding sequence ATGGCCCGCGTTCTTGCCGCCCTGATTGCCGGCATCCTGTTCGGGGCCGGCCTCGCCATCTCGCAAATGATCAACCCGGCCAAGGTCCTGGCATTTCTCGACGTGGCAGGGGACTGGGACCCGTCGCTCGCGTTCGTCATGCTGGGCGCCGTCGCCGTCACCGCGACGGGGTATGGCCTGGTGTTCCGCCGCCGGCGGCCGCTGTTCGACTCCGGCTTCCATGTGCCGACGCGCCGCGACATCGACGCGAAGCTGATCTTCGGCGCCGCCGTGTTCGGCGCCGGTTGGGGACTGGCCGGCTACTGTCCCGGCCCGGCACTGGCTGGCCTCGCCGGCGGCGCCGCGGAAACCATCGTCTTCGTCGCGTTCATGGCGGGCGCCATGATCATGACCAACCGGGTCGGGGCCCGGTGGGGCGATCTCCGGCGTCCGGCTCCATCGCGACCTTGA
- a CDS encoding YeeE/YedE family protein, which yields MTEFTPLSATLGGALIGLAAVVLMATNGRIAGVSGIFSGVLPPGVANDWPWRAAFVIGLPLGALTVAALSAAPPPITFTVGLPAFAVAGALVGIGTRVGHGCTSGHGVCGLARLSPRSFAATATFMAAAAATVYIVRHLAGD from the coding sequence ATGACAGAATTCACGCCACTCTCCGCCACGCTGGGCGGGGCCTTGATCGGCTTGGCAGCCGTCGTGTTGATGGCGACCAATGGGCGCATCGCCGGCGTCAGCGGCATCTTTTCCGGGGTGCTGCCGCCTGGAGTCGCGAACGACTGGCCGTGGCGCGCGGCGTTCGTGATCGGACTGCCGCTGGGAGCCCTCACGGTGGCCGCACTCTCGGCCGCGCCGCCGCCCATAACCTTCACGGTCGGGCTGCCGGCGTTCGCCGTCGCCGGGGCGCTGGTCGGCATCGGCACCCGGGTCGGCCACGGCTGCACCAGTGGCCACGGCGTGTGCGGCCTTGCGCGGCTTTCACCGCGGTCGTTCGCGGCGACGGCGACGTTCATGGCGGCGGCGGCGGCCACCGTCTATATTGTCCGCCATCTGGCAGGAGACTGA